Part of the Desulfatiglans anilini DSM 4660 genome is shown below.
GCTCACGACGAAAGACCTTTTCCTGGCCTTGGCCAAGGAAATTCCCGATCCGCAGGGAAGCGGCAAGCTCGTCCCGAATCCGTTCAAGACCTGGAAGGAAGTCAATTCCGCATTGCCCGACAGCCGGATCGAGGTCATGGGTCCCCCTCCCACCTCCGGGACGCGGGATGCCTTTGTAGAGCTGGTCATGGAGAAAGGGGGCCTGGAGATGCCCATGCTGGCGGAGCTCAAGAAGGCTGATAAAAAGAAGTTCAAGGCCGCCTGTCATACCCTCCGTGAGGACGGGGCCTACATCGAGGCGGGTGAAAACGACAATCTGATCGTTCAGAAGCTGGTGGCCAACCCGAAGGCCCTCGGCATCTTCGGCTTCAGCTTCCTGGATCAGAACATGGACAAGATCCAGGGCGCCTTCGTAAACGGTGTCGCTCCCTCCTTCGAGGGCATCGCCTCGGGCGAGTATCCTGTATCGAGGCCTCTCTTCTTTTATGTAAAGAAGGCGCACGTGGATGTCATCCCGGGCATGAAGGAATTCCTGGCTGAGTTCACGAGCGAAAAGGCCTGGGGACCCGAAGGCTATCTGGCTGAAAAGGGGTTGATCCCCATGCCGGATGCCGAGCGGCAGAAATACACCGGAGCGGTCAAGGCCCTACAGACCTTCTCCTGTGAATAGCGGCGCGCCACCCCCGTTGCCGCAGCGGCCGGGACCCGGGAAACCGGGACCCGGCCGCTTTCGAAAAAGAAAGGATCGGGCTGCAATCAAGCACCTGCTGCACCTGCTGCTTGACTTTTTCTTATCGGATCGGACCTTGAAGAAAACCGTCAACCCTCCAGCACCGAGGCTTGCATGAAGAACCAGGCCGCCCTGCCGTTCCGGGGAAAAAGCGACCAAGGGCCTGCAACGGCAAACGAGACCCCGGACCCAAAGGCGTTCCGCACCATTGGGGACATTCACGTGCCGAACCCGCGCATGACCTGTCGGGATGTGGATGTGTATTACGGGTCAAAACAGGCCATCTTCAACGTCTCCCTCGACATTGGCCGCAACGAAGTGATCGCGATGATCGGGCCGTCCGGCTGCGGCAAATCCACGTTTCTGCGCTGCCTGAATCGGATGAACGACACGATCGAAGGCTGCCGTGTCACGGGGGACATCCGGCTCGACGAAACGGATATCTACGATCCCGCTTTGGACGTGGTTCCTTTGCGTGCACAGGTCGGGATGGTCTTTCAAAAACCGAACCCTTTCCCCAAATCCATCTACGACAACGTGGCCTATGGGCCCAAGATCCACGGCCTGGCGGAAAAGCGGGTGGAACTCGACGAGATCGTCGAGACGGCGCTCCAAAAGGCGGGTCTCTGGGAGGAGGTGAAAGACCGCCTCGACCAGCCTGGAACCGGGCTTTCTGGCGGGCAGCAGCAGCGGCTGTGCATAGCCAGAACGATCGCGGTGAGCCCGGAGGTCATCCTGATGGATGAACCCTGCTCCGCCCTGGATCCCATCGCGACCGCCCGCATCGAAGATCTGATCGATGAGTTGCGCAGCCATTACACCATCGCCATAGTGACCCATTCCATGCAGCAGGCATCCCGCATCTCGCAGCGCACCGCCTACTTTCACCTCGGATATCTGGTCGAGATCGGTACCACCCCTGAGATGTTCACCAAGCCCAAACACCGGCTCACCGAAGACTACATCACGGGCCGCTTCGGCTGATGGACGATCGTGATCCCCGGTGAGACGCGCGCAGGACTTTGGGAGGACACTTCATGTCTACCCTTTGTTCGGTGCAGACCGTCCTCCCGGTGCCGACGCGGGTCCGGTCCAGTGACCCGCCTAACGTGAAGGCCCCTGCAGGATGACCTTTTCGATGGCCACTGCTGTGCCATAGTGAGACAACCCATGGAAAAACGACATATCGTCAAGGCATACGACAGAGAACTCGAACTGCTGAAATCGAAGGTCCTTGAAATGGGCCAGGCCTGCGGGCGACAGCTCGCAGGCGCGATCGAGGCCTTCAAACACCGCGATACGGATCTGGCCGGCAGGATCTTTCGAGCGGACGCGGGCATCAACGCCCTGGAAAGCGAGATCGACGCGTTCACCGTGCACTTGTTGGCCAAACGGCAGCCCATGGCCGTCGATCTGCGGCAGATCATCGGTGCGCTGAAAATCGCGGGAGATCTCGAACGGGTCGCTGACTACGCCGCCAATATCGCCCGGCACCTTTTCGAATTCAATGGCCTGAACGTCCAGGCGCCGCTTCAAACGATCTTAGAAATGGCAGAGACGGGCTTGACCATGCTGCATGATGTGCTTCGCGCCTACGCTGAGCTGGATGTCTTTCAAGCCATCGAGGTATGGCACCGGGACCAGCGCATAGACCAGGCCTACTCCGGCCTCCTCACGGAGCTTCGTGGAGTGATGTCGGAGGATCCGGAGAGTATCAAGGCCTGCACGACCCTCCTTTTTATCGCTAAATGCTGCGAGCGGATCGGCGACCACCTCATGAATGTCGCCGAAAACGTGCACTTTATATCGGTCGGAACCCCGTACCACGGCGAGGGTCAGGGATGAGCGAGCCGCCCTGCAGGGGGGCCGGAGTCCGTGCGGTGAGAGCGGCAGGATTGATATCTAACAGAATTCTAACAGTGTCGCTTTTCGATCTGTGGTATGAATAAGTTCAGGAGGCATGTCCATCGGTGTGTTTAAGGACCAGCTGAAAACAGGCGGTCTAAGGGGCTGGTCGATTTGCCGGCCTTTTGCACCGTATTTTGCGTGACAGGGAGAAACGACATGATTTCAGAGTCTTCTGACTTGGAAAGGTTCATCGATGCCATCAAGGGAATGGACTTTGAAAGCATGATTCTTGCGGCAGATAAAGAGGCCCTTGAGGCTTGGCGGGAGGCAAGAAAGTGCCTGGGTCGTGATCGGGCTGATCGACATACCGCCCTCACGGAATATGAGGCGAACCTCAAAAGATTGGTAGCCTTTCTGCGTTACAGCGTACGCCGTGCTCCTGGACAGAGGGACGGCCGGCTGTTCCGGAGACTTTGCACGGAATTGAACATAAAGAAGATATAGGGTATGTCCGCAACCATCCTTCGATGAGTCGTTACCGCCCGATCCCTGTTTCCGTCTAGGCGGCGCTCCATCGCCTTTTCCAGGACAGCAGCCGGTATCAGGTATCAAGGCATTCGAGAGGGTCGAGGCCACGTGGCCGGCAAAAGAAGACTGCAGGTTGTGACAATGGATGCGTCAAGGAGGCGGTTTGCTGCTCGACCAAAAGATGGCGTCCAACCTGGCGTCAGCACGGATGCGATCTGCATTCCCAACCCTCCCAACAGGCTCATGAACAAGAGGGGGTTCTTTTCTTTCCGATAGGAGCCTTCATGACGATCGCTGCGGCAGATCAATGCGTAAAGCGTCTGGTTGATAAGCGCGCTCTTCAGAAAAAGCCTTCCTGCCATTGCTCCCCATCCGTATCGCACCACGCCGTATGCGCCGGCCGGCAGAGCAGCGGCGCATAAAGCAGCGGCATGCCAAAGGCTCATCGAAACCTCCTGATCCGTGAGCAAATGTCCGCCGTACTCCCGGGCTGGTTGCATGGACGTAATCGGCCCGGGAGTGTCGTAGGCGAGTCCGAGGGCCAGAAGGTTGGTCGGGATGCTGGTCCAGGCCCCAACGCCTGAACGGAGTAGACCCGCTCCTGCCAGCATTTCGAGCGCGAGGTCGACCTGGCTCACCGTCATCGTGAATCGGAGGGCGTTGCGTGTGTTGTTGTAAAAGGCCCTGCCATCCAACACCGCCGTCATCACGCCTTCGAGATTGTCATCCTCCAAAACGAGATCCGCTGTTTCCTGCGCAAGCATAGAGCCTTGGCGACCCATGGCGATCCCCACATCAGCGATCTTGAGCGCCAGCACGTCGTTGACGCCGTCGCCGACCATGGCTACATGAAGGCCGGCTCTCTGGTAAGCTTGAACAATTTGGAGTTTTTGAGTGGGATTGAGCCTTGCGAAGATGTGGGTACGTTTGACGAGGGTTTCCAGGGTCCCGGGGGGATGGCCTTCCAGATCGGCCGAATCGAGAATCCGTAAGGGCTCGTCCCCGCTCAATTGCAGTTGCTCCGCGATGTGCTGCGCTGTCAGGCTCTGGTCACCTGTAATCAAAACCGTGCGGATACCGGCTCGGTGAAGATTTTGAACCAGCCTGTGCGCCCCCTCTCTCAGCGGGTCCGAGAGCTCCGCAAAACCGGTCCAGATGAACCCTGCCCCTTCCCCGCCGGTTTCACCAGGGTCGCCACCTGTTTCAAATTGGTATGCGAAGGCCAACACACGAAGCCCGGCGGCGGCTGCGGAGGCGTTCTCGATCTCGATGCGCCGTCGCTTTTCCTCCGTCATGGGGAGGATGTGGTTGCCTTTGCGAAGATGCCCGCATCGAGCCAAAACCTCCAGCGGACTGCCTTTGACGACGGTCAGAACGACTCCGCCATCCGCAAGATGGCTCGTTACCATCAGCGGCAGGTCCGACACGCGCCCCGTACTGCGCAAGAGGGGATATCTCGTCCGCGCTCCCTCTATATCGACTCCGCCTTTTTCAACCATCTCGAGCAAGGCCTTTTCGGTCGACGAGCCTTCGATCGATTGCATTCCTTCGGGTGGTTCCAGCGTTGCCTCGTTGCAGAGCGCAGCAAGGATCATGAGCCATTCCATCTCATCACCGAGGTTGGACAATCTCTTGCCGGCTACGTCGGTGATGCCATCACGGCTGACCTTTGCAGAACCCGAAGGTGTGCGGACTTCCACAACCTTCATCCGATTGAATGTCAGAGTTCCGGTTTTGTCAAAGCAGATGACCTGGACTGCGGCCAGATTTCCCAAGGCTCGGAGCCGCCTTACCCTGATCCGGTGCTGACGCATATCTCGATGCCCGAACGAAAACGCCCCGGTTGCGATGGTCGCAAGGCTTGC
Proteins encoded:
- a CDS encoding cation-translocating P-type ATPase produces the protein MRREAEEPWHRRTPAETLTHFRSSPSKGLSSAAARKKLEIYGGNFLPGAATRSAYRVMKDQFSPVPMSLAGMAATLAIFTGRIIEGFVALAVVLINAAVGFYAERKADRDLEATRMNIRLNACVLRSGGLLQTPFENVVPGDVVDLTPGSRIPADGRVIEAHNLYLDEASLTGESIPVAKQTTALSGQELRISERSNMVYRGTLVVAGWGRAVISATGRATELGKLQGYLGGVLPPEAIVARELKRLGYRILSMSVSASLVICFFLLLRGHGFFASVSNGLSLLAGLFPASLATIATGAFSFGHRDMRQHRIRVRRLRALGNLAAVQVICFDKTGTLTFNRMKVVEVRTPSGSAKVSRDGITDVAGKRLSNLGDEMEWLMILAALCNEATLEPPEGMQSIEGSSTEKALLEMVEKGGVDIEGARTRYPLLRSTGRVSDLPLMVTSHLADGGVVLTVVKGSPLEVLARCGHLRKGNHILPMTEEKRRRIEIENASAAAAGLRVLAFAYQFETGGDPGETGGEGAGFIWTGFAELSDPLREGAHRLVQNLHRAGIRTVLITGDQSLTAQHIAEQLQLSGDEPLRILDSADLEGHPPGTLETLVKRTHIFARLNPTQKLQIVQAYQRAGLHVAMVGDGVNDVLALKIADVGIAMGRQGSMLAQETADLVLEDDNLEGVMTAVLDGRAFYNNTRNALRFTMTVSQVDLALEMLAGAGLLRSGVGAWTSIPTNLLALGLAYDTPGPITSMQPAREYGGHLLTDQEVSMSLWHAAALCAAALPAGAYGVVRYGWGAMAGRLFLKSALINQTLYALICRSDRHEGSYRKEKNPLLFMSLLGGLGMQIASVLTPGWTPSFGRAANRLLDASIVTTCSLLLPATWPRPSRMP
- a CDS encoding PstS family phosphate ABC transporter substrate-binding protein produces the protein MFRKIATLGTALALVGSMAVAQVHAARDYISIVGSSTVYPFSTVVAEQFGKATSFKTPKIESTGSGGGFKLFCEGVGVEHPDITNASRAIKKSECETCMKNGVTEIVEVKIGYDGIVIANSKQASALKLTTKDLFLALAKEIPDPQGSGKLVPNPFKTWKEVNSALPDSRIEVMGPPPTSGTRDAFVELVMEKGGLEMPMLAELKKADKKKFKAACHTLREDGAYIEAGENDNLIVQKLVANPKALGIFGFSFLDQNMDKIQGAFVNGVAPSFEGIASGEYPVSRPLFFYVKKAHVDVIPGMKEFLAEFTSEKAWGPEGYLAEKGLIPMPDAERQKYTGAVKALQTFSCE
- the phoU gene encoding phosphate signaling complex protein PhoU — its product is MEKRHIVKAYDRELELLKSKVLEMGQACGRQLAGAIEAFKHRDTDLAGRIFRADAGINALESEIDAFTVHLLAKRQPMAVDLRQIIGALKIAGDLERVADYAANIARHLFEFNGLNVQAPLQTILEMAETGLTMLHDVLRAYAELDVFQAIEVWHRDQRIDQAYSGLLTELRGVMSEDPESIKACTTLLFIAKCCERIGDHLMNVAENVHFISVGTPYHGEGQG
- the pstB gene encoding phosphate ABC transporter ATP-binding protein PstB, producing MKNQAALPFRGKSDQGPATANETPDPKAFRTIGDIHVPNPRMTCRDVDVYYGSKQAIFNVSLDIGRNEVIAMIGPSGCGKSTFLRCLNRMNDTIEGCRVTGDIRLDETDIYDPALDVVPLRAQVGMVFQKPNPFPKSIYDNVAYGPKIHGLAEKRVELDEIVETALQKAGLWEEVKDRLDQPGTGLSGGQQQRLCIARTIAVSPEVILMDEPCSALDPIATARIEDLIDELRSHYTIAIVTHSMQQASRISQRTAYFHLGYLVEIGTTPEMFTKPKHRLTEDYITGRFG